Genomic window (Rathayibacter sp. VKM Ac-2760):
AGGACGGCGTCGTCTTCACCGTCGCGTCGACAACCTCCCGCCGTTCCTGGCGCCCGTGGCGCCGCGCCTCCATCCGCGCGATGCTCGACGCCGGTCTGCGCGTCACTCCCTGCTCGGACGACCCGGGCATGTTCCCGACCACCCTCGCCGACGAGTACCGCATCGCCGCCGGTCCGATCGGGGCGACGCCCGCGCAACTGCGTGCAATGGCACTGACGGGAGTCGACGCGTCGTGGCTGCCTGCGGCGGAGAAGGCTCGACTGCACGAGGACTTCACGACCGAACTCGACGCTCTCGACACCGAGTTCGGTCTCGAGTCGACGGATGCACGTCTCCAGGACGCATCGGAAGCCGCGGACTGATTTCATCGCGATCCCGCACGCGCAGACCGCGAGCATTCACCACCCGGGTCTCGTCGTCGCCCGATTCGACGGACCGATCGAGTGGGAGACCCTCGACGACCAGCCGATTCGGATGGCGATCGCCCTGCTCGTCCCTGTCGAGAAGGGCGGCACGACCCATCTCCGGCTGCTCTCGGGCATCGCCCGCTCTTTGATGGACGACAGCGTTCGTCGCGACCTCCTCGCCGCTGAGGATCCGGCTGCCGTCGTGGACCTCCTCAGCAGCACGCTCGACCTCTGAGGGCACGGGTCGGCGGACGGACCAGCACATCGAGGGCTTCGCGTGATTCGATCAGGCGGTAGGCCTCCGCGATGTCCGCGAGCGGCCGTTCGCGGTCGACCACGTGTCCCGGCCCCCTGCTTCCGGTCAGGACCTGCAGCAGGACCTGCTCGATCAGCGCGACGTCCGATGCCGTTCGATCGCGAGTCGCCTCCCGAGAAGAGGGCTGCGCGCGATGTGCTGCCGGACGGGCTCGTTGTCGGAGGTCTAGTGGCAGTAGTTGTCCAGCGGCATCACGCCGCGATCCTCGACCTCGCGCATGGGGCTCGGACGACACTCGTTCCGGAAGGGCATGGCCGCGGCGCCGGCCCGGCTGGGGTGCCCCCGCGGAACACCTCACAGCGGAGCCTTCCGCCCCGGTCGCGGGTGGGGTTTCGTAGAAGGCCTCGGCAGCGGCGCTGGACGCGGACGTCTCCTCGTCGCCGGCGGAGTCGCGGGGAGCCTCAGCGACTCGTGGCCGGACCGCGGGATGCTCACCGGTTCCGTCATCGGCGGGATCGGCCCGACGACCTGATGCCTGCACCGCACGTGCGCCATGACCGCCGTCTGACCCCTGATATCGGAAAGGTCTTCTATGACTTCGTGGACTCCCCCGCTGCTCGACGCCGTCGCCGGCGCTGACGAGCTGCGCATCGGCCCGCTGCTTTCATCCAGGTCCGCGCACGTCCCCATCTGGGTGGTGCGGGTCGACAACGCTCTCTACGTGCGCTCCTTCCGCGGTGCCGACGCGCGCTGGTACCGCCGTGTCACCTCTCGAGGCGCGGCAACAGCCGTCTCCGCAGGCCTCGCCTTCGATGTCGACATCCACCCGGTCGGCGAAGAGCTGCGAGACCGAATAGACGCCGCCTATCGTGAGAAGTACGGCCGTTACGGCGCCGCCTACCTCACCCCGATGACGGCCAAGGCCGCCGTCGACACCACTCTCCGCCTCACTCCCCGCTGACGAGAGCCGATCCGAGGTCCGCGAGACGAGCGACGGGTGAGCCGCGTTCAGGCGCCGCGCGCGATCCGGGGAAGAGCTCCGGCCCACTCGCGCGCCAGAGCATCGAGCGAGAGGTCGAGCGCTGCCGCGAACGCTGCCACGGTTCCGAAGGCCGGGCTCGGGAGGCGGCCGGTCTCGATCTTGCGGAGGGTCTCGGGCGAGAGCCCGGCCTGCGCGGCGACCTCGTTCAACGTGCGGGCACCGCGGGCGCGCCGAAGTGACTCGCCGAGCCGGCGGCCGGCCTCGAGCTGCTCGGGAGTGAGGGGTGCGCGGACCATCACGGCGGGCTCCTTCGGGTAGGCGATCGGAGTGGTATTTTCATACCGAAAACGGTATTATTATACCGAAATGATCGAGCTGCACACTCCCGCCGAGATCGACGAGATGCGCGCGGCGGGCGCCTTCGTCCGCGACACTCTCGCCTCTCTCTCGGCCCGCGCCGAGGTCGGCATGAACCTGCTCGAGATCGAGCAGGCCGCACGCCGGGCCGTCGAGGAGCGCGGAGCCGTCTCGTGCTACTGGGACTACGCGCCGTCGTTCGGCAACGGCCCGTTCCGCAACGTGATCTGCACCTCCGTGAACGACGCCGCGCAGCACGGGCTCCCGCACGACTACCGGCTGCGAGACGGCGACGTGCTGAGCCTGGACTTCGCCGTCTCGGTCGACGGCTGGGTGGCCGATGCGGCGGTGACCACGATCGTGGGGCGGGCCGAGCGGAGCGACGTGGAGCTGATCCGCTCGACCCGCGACGCCCTCGCGGCCGGCATCGCCGCCGCCGTGCCGGGCAACCGCGTCGGCGACCTGTCGGCCGCGATCGGCGCGGTCGCCGCCTCCGCGGGCTACCCGGTGAACCTCGAGTTCGGCGGGCACAGCGTGGGCCGGACGATGCACGGCGACCTGCACATCCCCAACGACGGACGCGCGGGCCGCGGCTACCGCCTGCGCGCCGGGATGGTGATGGCGCTGGAGCCTTGGTGGGCGAGAACGACATCAGCCGTCCGGATGGACCCGGACGGCTGGACGGTGCGTTCGGCCGATGGGAGCCGTGCGGCACACACGGAGCACACGCTCGCGATCACGGAGGACGGGCCACTCGTACTGACGGCATGACGTGCCGGCTGGTGTCCCGCCCGTGCTCGGCTGACGGGGAACGACGAATGCCCTGCCGAGTACGGCAGGGCATTCGATGTGTGGGCTTACGGGCGGATCAGCACCTTCAGAGCCTCGCGGGAGTCCATCAGACGGTAGGCCTCCGCGATCTCGGCGAGCGGCATCTCACGGTCGAACACGCGCCCGGGCTCGATGGTTCCGTCGAGGACCTGCGGGAGGACCTGCTCGATGTACGCGCGGACGGTGGCGGGGCCGCCGGTGAGCGTGGCGTTCTTGCCGAAGAGCGACAGGAAGCCGACGGCTGCGTCCTCGTACTGCGGGACGCCGACGCGGCTGATGGTGCCGCCGGGGCGGACGACTCGGTAGGCCTGCTCGTAGGCGGGCATGTGGCCGACGGCCTCGAGGACGACGTGCGATCCCTCGCCATCGGTGATCTCCATCACCTTCGCGACCCCCTCGTCGCCGCGCTCAGCGACGACGTGGGTGGCACCGAACTCGCGACCGAGGTCGGTGCGGGCCGTGTGCCGGCCCATCAAGATGATCCTCTCGGCGCCGAGCTGCTTCGCCGCGAGGACGGCGGACAGCCCGACTGCACCGTCACCGATGACCGTGACGGTCTTGCCGGGCCCGACATCGCCGCGCAGGGCGGCGTGATAGCCGGTGAGGTAGACGTCGGACAGCGTCAGCAGGCTCGGCATGAGCGACTCGTCGGTCCCTGCCGGGATCACGACGGCGGTTCCGTCGGCCTGCGGGACGATGAGCTTCTCCGCCTGGGTCGCGGAGGGGGCACCGTCGAAGAACCCGCCGTGGACGCAGGAGGTGGTGATGCCGTCGCGGCAGAAGGGACAGGTCCCGTCCGACCACGCGAAGGGCACGATGACAGTGTCGCCGACGGAGAGGGTCGTGACGT
Coding sequences:
- a CDS encoding PTS sugar transporter subunit IIA, with product MHVSRTHRKPRTDFIAIPHAQTASIHHPGLVVARFDGPIEWETLDDQPIRMAIALLVPVEKGGTTHLRLLSGIARSLMDDSVRRDLLAAEDPAAVVDLLSSTLDL
- a CDS encoding DUF2255 family protein; amino-acid sequence: MTSWTPPLLDAVAGADELRIGPLLSSRSAHVPIWVVRVDNALYVRSFRGADARWYRRVTSRGAATAVSAGLAFDVDIHPVGEELRDRIDAAYREKYGRYGAAYLTPMTAKAAVDTTLRLTPR
- a CDS encoding helix-turn-helix transcriptional regulator — protein: MVRAPLTPEQLEAGRRLGESLRRARGARTLNEVAAQAGLSPETLRKIETGRLPSPAFGTVAAFAAALDLSLDALAREWAGALPRIARGA
- the map gene encoding type I methionyl aminopeptidase — its product is MIELHTPAEIDEMRAAGAFVRDTLASLSARAEVGMNLLEIEQAARRAVEERGAVSCYWDYAPSFGNGPFRNVICTSVNDAAQHGLPHDYRLRDGDVLSLDFAVSVDGWVADAAVTTIVGRAERSDVELIRSTRDALAAGIAAAVPGNRVGDLSAAIGAVAASAGYPVNLEFGGHSVGRTMHGDLHIPNDGRAGRGYRLRAGMVMALEPWWARTTSAVRMDPDGWTVRSADGSRAAHTEHTLAITEDGPLVLTA
- a CDS encoding alcohol dehydrogenase catalytic domain-containing protein, producing the protein MKATVMYGAGDVRVEEVPDPVIQQPTEALIRVTYACVCGSDLHPYHDLGDTPEGRRMGHEAIGVVEQIGDDVTTLSVGDTVIVPFAWSDGTCPFCRDGITTSCVHGGFFDGAPSATQAEKLIVPQADGTAVVIPAGTDESLMPSLLTLSDVYLTGYHAALRGDVGPGKTVTVIGDGAVGLSAVLAAKQLGAERIILMGRHTARTDLGREFGATHVVAERGDEGVAKVMEITDGEGSHVVLEAVGHMPAYEQAYRVVRPGGTISRVGVPQYEDAAVGFLSLFGKNATLTGGPATVRAYIEQVLPQVLDGTIEPGRVFDREMPLAEIAEAYRLMDSREALKVLIRP